The Clostridium sporogenes region TCATCAGTGAATACCGACATTGGGAAGAAACACATGCTTATCTTTTAAATGGTACTGAAAGAAGCCTATTGGTTGATACTGGTCTTGGCATTTGCAATATTTATGATGAAGTGATAAAGCTGACTGACAAACCAGTAACTGCTGTGGCAACTCATATTCATTGGGATCATATAGGGGGGCATAAGTTTTTTCCTGACTTTTATGCTCATGAGGATGAATTAAACTGGCTAAATGGAGAATTTCCACTAACTTTGGAACAAATCAAGGACATGGTAGTAGATCGTTGCGATTTGCCAGAAGGTTATAATGTGGACAATTACAAATTCTTTCAAGGTACGCCTACAATGGTTCTAAAAGATAATGATATTATTGATATAGGAGGACGTTCTATTCAAGTGTTACATACCCCTGGTCATTCACCAGGACACATATGTTTTTTTGAAAAGGAACGCGGTTATCTTTTCACAGGTGATTTAGTTTATAAAGATACTTTATTTGCTTATTATCCTTCTACTGATCCGAAAGCCTATTTGAAATCAATTGAGAGAGTTGCAACACTTCCAGTAAAAAAGGTTTTTCCAGCGCATCATAGTTTGGATATACATCCAGAAATACTCATTAGAATGCGGGATGCTTTTAGACAGTTGGAATCGGAAGGTAAATTGCATCACGGCAGTGGGACTTTTAAATACAAAGATTTTGCTATCTGGATATAATTACAAATTTGAATTTATAGTTTAATAATATAAGTTTATAAAAAAATGAATAACATTTTTAAATATCACATTATTAAAAAGTAAATGAATGTTGTGGTATTTTTTTGTGCGTAATTCAAAAAAAATATAGCTTAATGGAACATTATGAATAAGGTTCTATTAAAATTACAATAATATGAAAACTATTCTTAAATATAGACAATTTTAATTAAAATTTAGAGAGTTATTTATAAAATAAAGAATAAGTGTTATAATTTTGATGATAATGAAATTTGTTATCAAAACATGCAAAGGAAGTGTTCATATGTTTTTTAATAAAAAATCTGCAGGAAAAGAAATAGAATTAAAAGTAGAAGGAATGATGTGCAATCATTGTGAAATTGCAGTTAAAGAAGCTCTTCAAAAAGTAGATGGAGTAAAAAAAGTAAAGGTGAGCCATTTTAAGAAAAGAGCCTTTATTACATTAGAAGAGGGGAAAGATGTTGAAGTTTTTGAATTAATACATGCTGTAAAAGCTACGGGTTATGATGCTTCTGAAATATAACAGGATAAAATTTATAAAAGGGCACTGAAAATGTTAGATAAAAATAACTAGCATTTTCAGTGCCCTTCATTAACACAAAAAATCTTTAAATTTATTAGATCTATAAACAGAGTTCTTGGCTTTGGATGGAGTTTTTACTCCCACTAAAGCTTATTAACAGAATTCTTAGGAGTTTTACTCCTTAGAAGTCGTTATCCTTTAGGGGAAATCGTTATCCAGGGACGTACCCGCTCTTTACGCCCACTTTGAAGAAAAGCAGAGAGTCCAAATCTTCGATTTGGTGGGAATCGCTTTCACAGAGTGCGATGGGAGTGTTACAGCGGGTAGTCATCGGATAAATTAGTTAGTTTTAAACCTTTTTATATCATCTAATCCTTGATAAATTTCTTCTCTTGAAAAGTTACTTTCATTTAATTCCTCATCACTTTTTTTCAGTAATGTATTGTAAAATTCCACCGCTATTTCATATACTTCAGGTGAATCATTTTTTTCTAATTCATCAAAGATTAAATCTTCTGCCTTATCATAATTGCCTTCATAAAATAATTTATTTAAAATTATTTTAAATAAATCTGTTGAGCCAATTTTTTCAGCATCAGCCTTTTTATCATCTTTTAAGATAGTCTTACCAAATAGTTTTCCTAAGTCATCTATAGATTTTTTGATACTCATAATATTCCACCTTAATTTTTTTATTAATGATATTGACAATTTATGTTTATTATTTGTGCAAACTCTCTTTATTATTTAATCAAAAAACTAAGCTCTAGTTAATTTTTCTATTGTTTCTTTATATTTAGGATATAGATTTAAAAGAGTATTCCTTTCAAATAATTCAAAGTCCCTAAACTCAAATCCAGGAGATACCATACAACCAACAAGAGCATATCCTTTGTTGTTCATTGCAGATCCAAAGATGTAGTTTTTAGGTACTAAAACTTGAGGTTTTTCACCTTTTTCTATATCTAAACCTAATTGCTCAGTTATAAGTTCACCTTCAGGGGTAATCATATATATAGTTAAAGGAGAACCACTATGATAATACCACATTTCATCAGATTTTAATCTATGAAAATTAGATACTTCTCCATTTCTTAATAAAAAATATATACTAGTCCACAATATTCTTTTATCTTCAAAAGTTGTTGTTAAATCTGAATCAGTTATATTTTCAGCTGAAATAAAACCTTCTTTATAATACCCACCTTCAGGATGAGCTGTCATGTCTAGTCTTTCTATAAAATAATTTGCGTCTTTCATATGTATTTCTCCTTTTAAAATATAATTTAAAGTATATTTATTTTTGCTTTTATTACCATATAATTGATGTTTTTTTATAAGTTTAATAATTTTTTAAATTACAGAATTTGAATTCCAAAATAGGTATGACTAATAAAAGTATTTATAGAAGTTATACCTTTAACTATGTATGGAATTAAACTGTACTTATATAGTTATAAAAGCGAAATTATAATGAATAATTTAGAATCTTAGAGTTGAGATTAAAATAATAGCTAATAAAATTTGAAGTTAAGAAAAAGATTAGGATAATTATAGTATAAAGTTACCATAAAGTAAAGTTTAATTTTACTAAATATAAATATATATGGTTTTTGTGTTAAAAAATAATTTGATAATCTCTATATTTTTGTTGAATTATTGAAATAATTATGATATCTATAGATAGGGGAATTTTTGCTATATTTTATAGACGAAATAAATTAAACAAAAGGAGATATTGATGCATTCAAAAAAAAATTTCAAGATAATATTTAAAGTTTTTTTAGTAGTTTTTATACTTTTAATAGCAGGAGTAGTTTTTATAAACTATAGACTTAGTAGTTATGCAAAATTACCTGAAGGAGTAGTAAGAGTTACAAATAAGGAGGAGTATTATAAAGCTATAGAGAAGGCTATGTGTAATTATGATGAAAAATTAACTGTAGCTATTACAGATATGGAGGATGACTCATATTATAATATAGATACTGTTGAAAAAGTTTTACGCAATAATCCACAATTAAATGATATTTGTATTGATGCTGAAGGAAATGAAAAAGTACTTACAATTCCAATAGAAATGAACATTGATTTTAAATATTCAGAAGATGTGAAAGTATTAAAGAATAGAGAAAAAGCCGTACAAGCTAAAGTTAAAGAAATTATAGGTAAAGTAATTAAACCAGGAATGAAAGATTATGAAAAAGAATTAGCACTACATGATTATTTAGTTAATAATGCAAAATATGATGTTAGAATTGATAAGGGCTCTATGCCTAAGGAATCTAACACGGCATATGGTGTATTAATAAATAAATTAGGGGCTTGCGTTGGATATTCCGATGCTATGAAAAGACTTTTAAATGCAGTTAACATAGAAGCTAAAATTATAGTTGGTAGTGTTATAACGGAAGAAAATTGGAGTGGACATGCCTGGAATTTAGTTAAAATTGGAGGACAATATCACCATTTAGATGTAACCTGGGATGATCCTATAAATGAAGATGGTTCTAATACACCTAGACATACTTATTTTAATATTTCTGATGCTCAAATAAAAAAGACTCATCAATGGGATGAAAAGAGTTATCCTAAATGTAACAGTACAAAATTTAACTTTAAAAATTTAGGCTTATCAGAAAAGGATGGTAATGGGAATACAATATTAATAATACATAATTATGATGAATTTTATTCTGCTATACAACAAGCGGTGGTTAAAGGAAAAAAAGAGGTAAGTATAAATATATTAAACTTTAATAAAGATGTATATGATTTAGAAAAGGTAGTTAATAAAGTTTATAGATCTATAGGTAAAGAGGGACCTTATTCTTGGGTAGAGGAGGAAGATGATATAAATAATTCAAAAATAATTACCTTAACTTTTGAATAGAAAATACTTTCATAATAAAGATATAAACAAGGATACCTGTGTGAAAATCACAAGCATCCTTATTTTTTATATTAAAAAGGAATCTTAGCATTATTATATTTTATAATTGTAATCTTTGTAATTTATTTTAAAAAATGCTTAATAAATTTTGTAACAATTATTTTAGAAACTTATTTTTATATTTTCATAGTTTTTATGTTTTGAAGATGTTAAATTAGAGCATTTAATATTGGTTAATCTTTTTAGTACGGCACTCTCTGAAACATTAAAATATTTTGCCACTTCTTTAATAGATTCAGAATTACTGGTGTATATCTTATTTTTAGGCATAAGTATTTTGCCAGCAAATTCATCAGCCTCTAATTCTTCTATATATAAATCCCTTTCTGTTTTACAGTTTTCCGGCAATTCATGATGTCTTAAATAAATATGCCCTAGTTCATGAGCTAATGTAAAGTTAAGTCTGCGGTGTTTGGAATTTTTAAATGGATAATGGATTTTATTTCTATTAACAACTATTAAAAAACTATTATTTTCTTTTGAATATACTGTAGCTGCCTCAAAATTATCTGATAAATTTGCTATTGATTTTATTTGTATAGGTAAACTTTGATTTTTTTCAATTCTTAATATAAGCTCAACACAATCCAAGGGCCAATGTTTTAATTTAAAATATTCTATAAAAATGTGCACTCTTTTATTTATATAATCAATCCTATGCTTGGGGATTTTATCTAAAGTATAATACTTGTTTTTATAATAATTATCCATGTGATCCCTCCATATTATAAAAGAACAAATGTTCTATAATTCTATTATAATACGAATTAATTCCCAAGTAAAGGAAAAACCAGAACAAATAATTATTTATTCTTGTTTTTATTCAAATAAAAGTTTGCAAATTCTTTTATAGCTTTTATATCTTCTTTAGGTAATTCACAGGCAACTCTATTCATAATAGTTAAAATTTCACAATCTTTATCATGAATAGTTTTTGCTAATCTTATGGTGTCCGCTAATTCTCCATCAGCCTTTCTAAAAATATGTTCAGTATATTTTTCATGCTCTATACTTTCATCAATATAACCTGCCTTAATCATCAATTCACCATAACTTATTCCAAGATGTGGTGCTAGTGATTTTAGTATATTAGGTGAAGGATTTCGGCGCTCACCAGATTCTATGCGGGAAATTTCTGTGTTACTTATGTGAGAAAGCTCAGCAAGTTGTCTTTGAGATAGTCCCTTTTCTGTTCTAATATTTTTAAAAAATTCACCAAATTTCATAATAACAATCCTCCTACAAAACAATTATACAATAAATGTTACCAATGGGCAATAGAAATAGCAGTAATAGGTTTGACATGTGGTTACAGTGTCTGGTAAGATTGTATTGTAACTTAATAGAAACAAAAGTGGAGGGGGATAAATTGCAACCTAATAAAAAATATATTTTAGAGCTTATTAATAGAAATAATTGGTCACAAAATAAATTTGCTAAAAAAGCAGGAGTTTCAAATGCAACTATAAGCAGATGGATTAATGGAAAAAGGGGGGCGGGTTCAGAATTAATAGCAGGTATAATTAAGGCTTTCCCTAATGAACCTATAAATAAGTTATTTTTTTTATAAATATTGTTGCCATATGGTAACTAAAGCGAATATGTAAAAATAAAGCTAAGTA contains the following coding sequences:
- a CDS encoding cupin domain-containing protein, translating into MKDANYFIERLDMTAHPEGGYYKEGFISAENITDSDLTTTFEDKRILWTSIYFLLRNGEVSNFHRLKSDEMWYYHSGSPLTIYMITPEGELITEQLGLDIEKGEKPQVLVPKNYIFGSAMNNKGYALVGCMVSPGFEFRDFELFERNTLLNLYPKYKETIEKLTRA
- a CDS encoding DUF6483 family protein, translating into MSIKKSIDDLGKLFGKTILKDDKKADAEKIGSTDLFKIILNKLFYEGNYDKAEDLIFDELEKNDSPEVYEIAVEFYNTLLKKSDEELNESNFSREEIYQGLDDIKRFKTN
- a CDS encoding helix-turn-helix domain-containing protein → MKFGEFFKNIRTEKGLSQRQLAELSHISNTEISRIESGERRNPSPNILKSLAPHLGISYGELMIKAGYIDESIEHEKYTEHIFRKADGELADTIRLAKTIHDKDCEILTIMNRVACELPKEDIKAIKEFANFYLNKNKNK
- a CDS encoding MBL fold metallo-hydrolase; the encoded protein is MDNWFTIDQIDKDTHIISEYRHWEETHAYLLNGTERSLLVDTGLGICNIYDEVIKLTDKPVTAVATHIHWDHIGGHKFFPDFYAHEDELNWLNGEFPLTLEQIKDMVVDRCDLPEGYNVDNYKFFQGTPTMVLKDNDIIDIGGRSIQVLHTPGHSPGHICFFEKERGYLFTGDLVYKDTLFAYYPSTDPKAYLKSIERVATLPVKKVFPAHHSLDIHPEILIRMRDAFRQLESEGKLHHGSGTFKYKDFAIWI
- a CDS encoding heavy-metal-associated domain-containing protein; protein product: MFFNKKSAGKEIELKVEGMMCNHCEIAVKEALQKVDGVKKVKVSHFKKRAFITLEEGKDVEVFELIHAVKATGYDASEI
- a CDS encoding ImmA/IrrE family metallo-endopeptidase; its protein translation is MDNYYKNKYYTLDKIPKHRIDYINKRVHIFIEYFKLKHWPLDCVELILRIEKNQSLPIQIKSIANLSDNFEAATVYSKENNSFLIVVNRNKIHYPFKNSKHRRLNFTLAHELGHIYLRHHELPENCKTERDLYIEELEADEFAGKILMPKNKIYTSNSESIKEVAKYFNVSESAVLKRLTNIKCSNLTSSKHKNYENIKISF
- a CDS encoding transglutaminase domain-containing protein, with translation MHSKKNFKIIFKVFLVVFILLIAGVVFINYRLSSYAKLPEGVVRVTNKEEYYKAIEKAMCNYDEKLTVAITDMEDDSYYNIDTVEKVLRNNPQLNDICIDAEGNEKVLTIPIEMNIDFKYSEDVKVLKNREKAVQAKVKEIIGKVIKPGMKDYEKELALHDYLVNNAKYDVRIDKGSMPKESNTAYGVLINKLGACVGYSDAMKRLLNAVNIEAKIIVGSVITEENWSGHAWNLVKIGGQYHHLDVTWDDPINEDGSNTPRHTYFNISDAQIKKTHQWDEKSYPKCNSTKFNFKNLGLSEKDGNGNTILIIHNYDEFYSAIQQAVVKGKKEVSINILNFNKDVYDLEKVVNKVYRSIGKEGPYSWVEEEDDINNSKIITLTFE
- a CDS encoding helix-turn-helix transcriptional regulator, which encodes MQPNKKYILELINRNNWSQNKFAKKAGVSNATISRWINGKRGAGSELIAGIIKAFPNEPINKLFFL